Proteins from a genomic interval of Lolium perenne isolate Kyuss_39 chromosome 1, Kyuss_2.0, whole genome shotgun sequence:
- the LOC127309309 gene encoding subtilisin-like protease, producing the protein MPMQEHAHSTSDRQSKLTMASFRVSFLCLLQFLLLALTSVSVEGASDEYNTFIVHVQPQANHMLETADDRKALYQSFLPDHGRLLHAYHHVASGFAARLTQREVEAMSALPGFVAAVPNRVYKLHTTHTPQFLGLNSQQGTRNNSLGSGDGVIIGVLDSGVTPDHPSFSGVGMPPPPAKWKGRCDFNGRSVCNNKLIGARVFHTAVGAGNGTSSSGTPPSPIDEVGHGTHTASTAAGAVVPGAQVLGQGRGTASGIAPRAHVSMYKVCGLENCNSADMLAGIDAAVSDGCDILSISLGATSVPFHEDSLAVGTFAAAEKGLFVSMSAGNSGPNYTTMENEAPWMLTVAASTVDRLIRSTVRLGNGLTFDGESVYQPDFSATVLYPLVFAGSSSTPDAKFCGNGSLDGFNFKGKIVLCERGNDVPRLAKGAEVLRAGGVGMILTNQFIDGFSTQADLHVLPASHVSHAAGAAILSYIKSTASPVAQITFGGTVLGASASPAPVITSFSSRGPSTLNPGILKPDITGPGVNVLAAWPFQEVPPSLGEQTGPTFSFQSGTSMSTPHLSGIAALIKSKHPEWSPAEIKSAIMTSADNTDRSGMPILNEQNMAADLFTIGAGHVNPEKAMDPGLVYDITPADYIGFLCGLYRNNKNVSVIARRVVDCSDIKVIPERMLNYPSISVIFPPSWKSTTPILVERTVKNVGEVPAVYYARFDLQEHDINISVVPASLHFTKANQVNTYTVTIWPTKGSASMVVQGALRWVSHKHTVRSPISVMFIGQ; encoded by the coding sequence ATGCCAATGCAGGAGCACGCACACAGCACATCAGATCGACAGAGCAAGCTAACCATGGCAAGCTTCAGGGTCTCCTTCCTCTGCCTCCTTCAGTTCCTCCTCCTCGCCCTTACCTCCGTCTCCGTAGAGGGCGCCAGCGACGAGTACAACACGTTCATCGTCCACGTGCAACCGCAGGCCAACCACATGCTGGAGACGGCGGACGACCGGAAGGCGTTGTACCAGTCGTTCCTCCCCGACCATGGCCGTCTCCTCCACGCGTACCACCACGTTGCCAGCGGCTTCGCGGCCCGGCTGACGCAGCGGGAGGTCGAGGCGATGTCTGCCCTGCCCGGGTTCGTCGCCGCGGTGCCGAACCGGGTATACAAGCTGCACACGACGCACACGCCACAGTTCCTCGGGCTGAATTCCCAGCAGGGCACGAGGAACAATTCCTTGGGATCTGGCGACGGCGTCATCATCGGGGTGCTCGACAGCGGCGTCACTCCCGACCACCCTTCCTTCAGCGGCGTTGgtatgccgccgccgccggccaagtGGAAGGGGAGGTGCGATTTCAACGGTCGCTCTGTGTGCAACAATAAGCTCATCGGTGCTCGCGTTTTCCACACTGCCGTCGGTGCTGGAAACGGCACCTCCTCTAGCGGCACGCCGCCGTCACCGATTGACGAGGTCGGACACGGTACGCACACGGCAAGCACGGCGGCGGGAGCAGTCGTACCAGGCGCTCAGGTGCTTGGACAGGGCAGGGGCACTGCATCCGGGATAGCACCCCGTGCGCACGTCTCAATGTACAAGGTGTGCGGCCTGGAGAACTGCAACAGTGCCGATATGCTCGCTGGCATCGACGCCGCCGTGTCTGACGGCTGCGACATACTCTCCATATCCCTTGGAGCTACTTCGGTGCCGTTCCACGAGGACAGCCTGGCCGTCGGCACGTTCGCCGCCGCAGAGAAGGGACTGTTCGTCAGCATGTCGGCTGGCAACTCCGGACCGAACTACACCACGATGGAGAACGAGGCGCCCTGGATGCTCACCGTCGCCGCGAGCACCGTGGACCGTTTAATCCGCAGCACCGTGCGCCTTGGGAACGGACTCACCTTCGATGGCGAGTCAGTGTACCAGCCAGATTTCTCGGCGACCGTCTTGTACCCGCTGGTCTTCGCGGGCTCGAGCTCGACACCTGACGCCAAATTTTGCGGCAACGGCTCCCTGGACGGCTTCAACTTCAAGGGCAAGATAGTGCTCTGTGAGCGTGGCAACGACGTGCCGAGGCTTGCGAAAGGTGCCGAGGTGCtgagagccggaggcgttggcatGATTCTGACCAACCAGTTCATTGATGGCTTCAGCACCCAAGCCGACCTGCACGTCCTCCCGGCGTCGCACGTCAGCCACGCCGCCGGTGCGGCAATCCTGAGCTACATCAAGTCGACGGCGAGCCCGGTGGCGCAAATCACCTTCGGAGGCACGGTCCTCGGCGCGTCGGCGTCCCCTGCCCCGGTAATCACTTCCTTCTCCTCTCGCGGGCCCAGCACGCTGAACCCCGGAATTCTCAAGCCGGACATCACGGGCCCTGGCGTGAACGTACTCGCGGCCTGGCCATTCCAGGAAGTCCCACCGTCGCTGGGAGAGCAAACCGGGCCGACATTCAGCTTTCAGTCCGGAACGTCAATGTCTACACCACACCTCAGCGGTATCGCCGCGTTGATCAAGAGCAAGCACCCGGAGTGGTCGCCGGCAGAGATCAAGTCGGCCATCATGACAAGCGCTGACAACACCGACCGCTCCGGCATGCCAATACTCAACGAGCAAAATATGGCTGCCGACTTATTCACCATTGGTGCCGGCCATGTCAACCCAGAGAAGGCCATGGACCCCGGTCTAGTATACGACATTACACCTGCCGACTACATTGGCTTCCTCTGTGGCTTGTACAGGAACAACAAGAATGTCTCGGTGATCGCGCGTAGAGTGGTGGACTGTTCGGACATCAAGGTGATCCCGGAACGCATGTTGAACTACCCATCCATCTCCGTCATATTCCCGCCATCGTGGAAATCAACAACTCCGATTTTGGTGGAACGCACGGTGAAGAACGTTGGAGAGGTGCCAGCGGTATACTACGCTCGGTTTGACCTGCAAGAACATGATATCAACATCAGCGTCGTGCCTGCATCATTACATTTCACCAAGGCGAACCAGGTGAACACTTACACGGTGACCATATGGCCGACGAAGGGCAGTGCTTCCATGGTGGTGCAGGGCGCGCTTCGATGGGTGTCACACAAGCACACTGTGAGGAGCCCCATCTCAGTCATGTTTATCGGACAATAG